The region CAACCCGACAGCTCACACTGGTGTACAGTATTATGACCCCAATAGCCTCCACGGATGGAAGCAGATCTTCCTACCTGGTTTTGGTGATATTGGATATGCGAGGGATCTTTTTCAATGCCAGTTTGTAGAGAAATTTGGTGAAAATGACTTCTTTTCTCATGAAAAGGTCAAGTTGACTTTACTTTAGTTAATATATAGTTTTATAAGATCATCTGCAAATAACTTCAGTACTGCAGTcacccgcaaaaaagaaaaaaagaacttcAGTACTGCAGTACTGTAGGTTTAGTGGTTTACCAGAATAGGTGCTGTCACCAAAATTTCCGTCCAAACACCAGCtgcttttttttgcgggaaaggaAGTGAACAAAATGAACCTTCTATGAACAAAAGTGAGACCTTATTTCTGCATGTTCAATAACCCAGTCAACAAAATTTCCGTCCAAACACCAGCTGCTTTGACATCATTATTTCTGCACGTTCAATATCCCAGTCAACAAAATGAACCTTCTATGAACAAAAGTGAAACCTTATTTGTTTGACCGTCAATTTGGCTTCCGGATGTGATCAATGATTTACTTGCATTCATGTTTTTTTCGTAAGTCTTGTTAAGTTTCTCCCGCGAAAATGTAGTTAGCTCCCAAAAGAAGCACCGATAATGGTTCTTATATCTAGTTTTATATTTGGGATTTGGCGTGTTTGGTTTGAGCCCAAGCTAACGCTACCAAAATTCGGCTAAGGTTTTGTTTGCCCGTGTTTTCGCCAATGTTGGCAAGAAAAACGAACTGGAGTTGGCTAGAGGATATGAGCATGCCAAAATATTGGCAACCATCCAGGCAAGAGCCAAAATTTTGGATATGGCCAAAAAATTGGTATGGTTGCAAATTTCGGTTTGAGTTGATCCGGAATTTCAGCCTGTTCCAAACTTCTAGTATTTGGATTCTGTGCCAAAAAAATCGTTCATGATGAGCATGAATGCTCAATGCGTGACCAGTTGAACAACGTTTTTCCATTTGGCGAAAATTCTTAAAGCATCAATTTACTGTTGATATAGATTCTCTTCTGAGTAATGTGGTAGCTTGATGAATAATGCGCATACGATTGTTTATAGCTCTTGTATCCAAAATTTCAGCAGTCTTATATACCATGAACCTTTTCCCTTTGCTATTGCAGTTGTGTATAGCTCTATGTGTCGGCACAAACAGCAGTGCATGGTTGGGAACTGCTGCGCTTGTGACCAACATGAGGAACTTCCCTCTGAGTCGAGGAACCGTTGCTGGCCTCATCAAAGGTTATGTTGCTGTTAGTGCTGCTGTCTACACGGAAACATTCAATGGGATGCTTAATAATTCGCCCACAAACCTTTTGCTGTTGCTTGCTTTGGGGATCCCGGTAGCATGTGTTGTGGTGATGTATTTTGTTAGGCCCTGCACCCCATCGCTGGATGAGGATAATGCAACAGAACACAGCCACTTCGTGTTCACACAGGTCTCTAGTGTGGTTCTCGGCGTATATCTTATGGTGGCCACAATACTCGGCGACACTTTGAAACTGAGCGCGACTATCACCTACCTTTTGTTTGGTATAATGATACTCCTGCTCCTTTCTCCACTTGCCATACCAATCAAAATGACACTTTATCCAAGCAAACCAAAGGAGGAGAAGGCCAGCACCCTGCTTGTTCCATCTTATTCAACGGATAGTTTGTCCGGTGCGGATCAAGAGAATGGAGAACCGCTTCTGCGTGGCACTTCGGCGACGTTTGTTCCAGGCAGCAATGATTCTGATGAGACTGATCTGGATGTTCTGCTGGCTGAGGGTGAGGGAGCAGTGAATTTGAAGAAGAGGAAAGGGCCAAGAAGAGGGGACGATTTCACATTTGCTGAAGCCTTAGTTAAGGCAGATTTCTGGCTACTGTTCATTGTATACTTTTGTGGTGTTGGCACTGGTGTCACTGCTCTCAACAACCTAGCTCAGATTGGGACGTCTGTTGGTGCTAATGACACAACTGTTTTGTTGTGCCTCTTtggcttctgcaactttgttggccGTATCCTCGGTGGATCAATCTCTGAATATTTCGTAAGGTTAGTTCTCTTTTAACCAGTTTGCAGCAACTTTTTTTCTAAGGATGCTTCACAAGGATTATGCTTGATGAGTTGGGGTATCTGTCCAATGAACACACGTTTGCACAATTATTTGAAAGATCGTGGAAAAATCAGTAATGACCGTGCACTTCTGCGGACTATCGATAGCCATTCTTACATACTAGTTGTTGATCTCAATAGCTTTTATATCTTGCATCTGTTTGAACACATTTTTCCACAATTATTTCAAAGATTTTCTATTGAAAGAAACATCATGAAATAATTTGAGTTGTTACTTCTGAAAATAGTTGAATAACACTTGGCTTGATACATTGCAGAACAAGAATGCTTCCTCGTCCTTTCTGGATGATGTGCACACAAATAATCATGGTGGTAACCTTCCTCCTCTTCGCGACCGGCCTCCATAGCCTGATATACGTGTCAACGACGCTGCTGGGGATATGCTACGGGGTCCAGTTCGCGGTCATGATACCGACCGTGTCGGAGCTTTTCGGGCTCAAGGACTTTGGTCTGATGTACAACTTCATGCTCATGGTGAACCCGATCGGCGCGTTCTTTTTCTCGGCCCTCCTCGCCGGTTACGTCTACGACAAGGAGGCGGAGAGGCAGAACCCGGGTGTGCTGGACCCTTCAAACTGCTTTGGACCTGACTGTTTCAGGCTCACATTCTACGTCTGTGCCATGGTGTGCTGCTGCGGGACCCTGATCTGCCTAGTTTTCATCGCGAGGATCAAGCCGGTTTATCAGATGCTCTACGCCAGCGGGTCGTTCAGACACCCTCGACAGCAGCAGCAGCTGTACTGATGGAGTACAATGGCATCCATATGAAAACTTGCAAGTATGAGAAAAGAAAAGAACAGAGGAAAAATATCAGCTGGTTGTCTACAGTTCCACCTTCTTCTTATTGCATCACATTGCAGTTGCCGCGCTATATATTATCTCGGAGGGTTGTTTGCTTGATTCATCCCTTATTGGTATTGGAGCGTATGAGAGAGTTCCTTTCATTTCATAATTTGTTCCTGTTGTGTAAGGTATACAGCCGATCGTCGTCGACGATAGCGCTGGACGGAAACTTGGGGGTGTGTATATATG is a window of Triticum dicoccoides isolate Atlit2015 ecotype Zavitan chromosome 2B, WEW_v2.0, whole genome shotgun sequence DNA encoding:
- the LOC119364817 gene encoding protein NUCLEAR FUSION DEFECTIVE 4-like, whose amino-acid sequence is MAGGGLGKVKAGSRPPWVGLAAAVWVQVAAGSAYVFPLYSHAVKEALGYNQKALTMLGVANDVGENVGLVPGVLANRLPPWLILLIGSACAFFGFGTVWLAVTKTVAMPYWMLCIALCVGTNSSAWLGTAALVTNMRNFPLSRGTVAGLIKGYVAVSAAVYTETFNGMLNNSPTNLLLLLALGIPVACVVVMYFVRPCTPSLDEDNATEHSHFVFTQVSSVVLGVYLMVATILGDTLKLSATITYLLFGIMILLLLSPLAIPIKMTLYPSKPKEEKASTLLVPSYSTDSLSGADQENGEPLLRGTSATFVPGSNDSDETDLDVLLAEGEGAVNLKKRKGPRRGDDFTFAEALVKADFWLLFIVYFCGVGTGVTALNNLAQIGTSVGANDTTVLLCLFGFCNFVGRILGGSISEYFVRTRMLPRPFWMMCTQIIMVVTFLLFATGLHSLIYVSTTLLGICYGVQFAVMIPTVSELFGLKDFGLMYNFMLMVNPIGAFFFSALLAGYVYDKEAERQNPGVLDPSNCFGPDCFRLTFYVCAMVCCCGTLICLVFIARIKPVYQMLYASGSFRHPRQQQQLY